GAATTTAAAACTAGTATCGAAAAAATATATTCACGCAAGAAGTCTATTCATAGTTCATCGATAAACTCGGTCGATTATCTTTTCTTCTCCCGTTGTCTCCACTTCAATCAAAGATAGTCCTTGCTCAATTTCTCCTTTTAAGTACATTTCCCCTATTGACTCTCCACCCAGATCTATATTTCCTAATAGTTTTTGGGTTGTCGGAGCGAAATTAAATTCAAAATAAGTTCCCTGAGAAACTCCATCAACAATATTGTCGTAGCTGGCAATTATTTCACCAGAAGGCTTATAAAAACTGACCTTCATTGAATCTATGACATTAGTTTTACCTACTCCCTGTTCCTTAATTATCATCGGAGTTTGATTCTCATCGTAGCTAAACGTTGTTTCGACTATGTAACCCGCTGCGCTATTAAGCTGTAGTTTTTGGGTTACGGCAGTTGCAGGGGATATAAAACACAAGCTAATGATAACTGCGCTCGCCAAACTTGTAACTAGCTTTACAAAAAGATTTTGATAATTAGACATACTAAATATTACGAATATAGATAAATAAATTTATCAAGAAACTATAACCAAAGAAAGAGTGGCGGTAATATGAATTTGTGATAAATTAAGAAATATTACGCAAAGAGTCTTTTTCCTTGACATAAAGACTGATATATAAATCAATCAAAAAATAAAGAGGTTTTTCAATGGTATTTGCGGAAACAACAAATATTGCCTTACAGTCTTTAGCAGTCGATTTTTTCCGTAAGTCGGCAGGTAGTTGGGATTCCCACAGACGCTACTATAGTCTTAACAAAGACGCAGAACCTCAAGAGGTAGAAAGCTTACTTAATATTTCATTTTTAGAACAAGGCGCACCTGAGTTAGCTGAACTAGCTCAAAGCCATGAATTAGAAGATTTATCAGCCTTAGTTTGTGGAACTAAAGTTACTTGGGAAAGCAACTATACTAGCGAAAGTCGCAAGCCTGTTACTGGTTCTACTGTATTTGGGATAAAAGGTAATATACTATATCGCGATCGCGGTTTTGCCACCCCCAAACCTATTATCGCTGTTTGTTCTTTTACTAATCCAGACACTATGAGTTTGCGTACCGAGTATAATTCCAACGTCTTTGAAGAAGAAATCAAGTTAGTTGGTAGTAAGTATCGCACTAGACAAACTATTATTTCCCGCGCAGGACAAGAGATTACTATTGGTCAGTACTTAGAAAAGCGAGTGTAGATTGAATCACGTTTACCTTTGTTTTTAAGTAAAACTTAGGCGTTGGTGAACTTAGGGATGATTTTTGATTTTTTCAGATCTTAAAACTAAATTAAAAAAGCTAAGAGCTAAGAGCTACGAACAGAAACGCTCTGTACGTCACCTCATTTCTTGAACGAGTCGCTCGTCCGCTAAATCACCAACGCCAAAAAAAACTATGCTTCGACTTTTGCTTTTTCTAAAGCAGCTTTTAAACTTGCCTCATCTGATTTTGAGAGAGAAGTTCGTAGCAGTTTTCCGCCATAAGGACGTAATTCTTCTAAAACCTTATCAGGAGTAGCTTTGCGTACTAAGAGAAATAAAGCCGATGTACTTGGTTCTATGGTTTTGCCTAAATCTTTGATAAACTCGTCGTCAACCCCTACATCAGTTAAGGCACCGCTCAAAGCTCCAGTAGCAAGTCCTGCTGCAACTCCTAAGAGGGGATGGAGAAATAGAAGTCCAATTAGCGAACCCCAAAAACCACCGCTGAGCGCACCTGATGTAACCAAGTCATAAGACTGTTTTACCTTGACCTTTCCTTTTTCGTTTTTAATAACGACTACGGCATCATCTAGATCGACTAAATGCTCTTTTTGCATATCTCCTAACTTGTGTAGCACTTCATCGGCCTTTAGTTCGTTATCAAAACCAACTACAATTAGTTCGCTCATGATTTATCTCCTGTAATTTTTAAATGACTCAACTTTGAATAAAACTTTAGCATCGGTACAGAAAAAGCGATCAAACCGTCGCATTTAAGTATTTTCAAGTGCTTGTTCCAAACCAGCAATAATTTAGAATTAGATTAGATGTAGCTTAATCCATCTGTTCTGCTCCTTTTTTTACATAATAGGGCAATAAAAGACCAGAAAAAGCAAGAAAAGAAAAGAAATTCAATATTTAATTGGATTATATTGCTACTAGTTGGAAATTTTACTAATCAAAGCCATCTGATAAGTAAACATATCTCAAAAATGCTAATAACTGGATTCAACTTTGAGACAATGTTTGTTTATCACACC
This DNA window, taken from Pleurocapsa sp. FMAR1, encodes the following:
- a CDS encoding phycobiliprotein lyase, whose protein sequence is MVFAETTNIALQSLAVDFFRKSAGSWDSHRRYYSLNKDAEPQEVESLLNISFLEQGAPELAELAQSHELEDLSALVCGTKVTWESNYTSESRKPVTGSTVFGIKGNILYRDRGFATPKPIIAVCSFTNPDTMSLRTEYNSNVFEEEIKLVGSKYRTRQTIISRAGQEITIGQYLEKRV
- a CDS encoding DUF1269 domain-containing protein, coding for MSELIVVGFDNELKADEVLHKLGDMQKEHLVDLDDAVVVIKNEKGKVKVKQSYDLVTSGALSGGFWGSLIGLLFLHPLLGVAAGLATGALSGALTDVGVDDEFIKDLGKTIEPSTSALFLLVRKATPDKVLEELRPYGGKLLRTSLSKSDEASLKAALEKAKVEA